The region cttcctcttcccccttttaTCTTCCCCCAAAGCCTGTGTGGTGGGCCTTTTCCTAAGCACCCTCAGCATGGATCAGCTTTTTACCACCTGTCCCACACCTTGACCTCTCATCCCGTGGCTGCACATCCCACTCAAGCAATTGCCACAGTAGCTGCAATTGTCAGATGGGTGCTAGCATTGCTGCTGGGGACTCACCCGCTCGGCATAAGCCTGGTCCTCTTGGGGCTGGTACAGCTTTTTTATCTCAAAGGTCCtgcagagccgggggggggggtgtggaagAGAGATGTTAAGCCCTAGGTAAGTGGCAGGATGTGACCTTACCAATCTATCCTAAGCTAACCTCTCTCTACTTAACAACAACCATTTccaagcaaaaaaaagggggggtggaggagaagagACCGACTTGCCATTCTGCACACAAGGTCTCAGCTTTcttgtgaaaggaagaggagccactaataataatttaatgataataataataatttattacttatacagtctgggtggctcccaacagcatattaaaaacgcaataaaacatcaaactttaaaaacttcactaaacagggctgccttcagatgtcttctaaaagtcagacagttgtttatttccttggcatctgatgggagggcattccacagggtaggtgccaccactgagaaggccctctgcctggttccctgtaactttacttctcgcagATGGATATACTAAGGCGTTTTCTGATCACTGTTCATTTTATCTGCAGGACCTGTGTGAAAATCCAAGCTTTTCCTGGACAACGCACAGTTCTTAAGTACCAGCATTTCTCAAACTTCGCATAGTACATGCATCTCCCACtaccccatccatccatccccaaAAACCGAAACCAGAGGCACTTAAATCGCTTTCCTGAAAGAGTCAGCCTCCCTCATATTTCCCCTACACGCATATAGTCTGGGAAAAGGCAGCTCTGCGGATTATCTATTCACCTCCTTCTGTCTCTAGAGACGTCTCCACCTGCAAGGAATGATGACTGCGATATACTCTCCCGAAGAAGGGTCTGACTCTGGGACAAATTAGCCCGGTTTCTTTTCATTTGTACTTGCAGGCATGTGGGGCACCTCTTTGGCTTCTCCCTGTTCCTGTGATGATGAAACAGGAACAGGTTAAAGGTGGAATGGGGAAGGGGATCCACAGGAAGGGGAGAAGCCAGCGATACCACGTTACCTGAGCACACAGCTCTCACAGATGTAGTTGTCAGAGAAGCCATCAGGGACAGGGGTCGTGAGCGGGGTCAGGTGAAAGGGGACAATGTCCTTCCCATCCTGGACGCACACCGAACCTCCGCGGAGCAACAGAGGAGCCCAGCTGGACACAGGGTGGTACAGCACCATGCCATGAACCACACACCAACCACGGATAACatctaaaaaaaggaaaagtaggGCTGGATTAACCTTGCCCATCTCGGCAGGCCTGCCTTCACTGATACTCTTCAAACCCCGTTCTGCAGAGCCTCAGGTTCCTCCCACCagtctgctttttattttcaagAGTTAAGTAGagtcccttcctttaaaaaatctaGTCACCTGCTTTCTCTGCAGAGGGCTCAGTTTTTACATCCTTGGCCAGGTCCAGATGAGGGACTGTCAGAGGGGtctggaagggtgggtgggtgttaagaGTTAGTGACATTCAGCTTCACCCCTTCACTGCCAACTTTATGCTTTCCCTGATCCCCTAAAGCCATTCACCCCATTGCTCCCCATGACTAAACTAGGAAATACCCTGTTTTTCTTTGCGCTATTTTGCACACACTTTATCAGTCCCTTTCTACTCCCTTCAGTTTTGTTCCCTTCAGAGGTAGGGAGCCTTTGGCCTATGGGCCAATCCTGGCCCACCAGGGGTTCAATTTGGCttgcaaggccatttccccccaagccac is a window of Zootoca vivipara chromosome 12, rZooViv1.1, whole genome shotgun sequence DNA encoding:
- the LOC118092152 gene encoding uncharacterized protein LOC118092152, which produces MPRKSRRVVKLPSRTPPVTRINGDSPCGSPSLDYNTLKRTELQQWCKKFGLRATGKNAELLERLEAFHRDPERKAEETSKADVTLHDPETPLTVPHLDLAKDVKTEPSAEKADVIRGWCVVHGMVLYHPVSSWAPLLLRGGSVCVQDGKDIVPFHLTPLTTPVPDGFSDNYICESCVLRNREKPKRCPTCLQVQMKRNRANLSQSQTLLRESISQSSFLAGGDVSRDRRRTFEIKKLYQPQEDQAYAERVDGILSQMANGELGMDRVLRPLHPLVVHSPAPFER